One genomic segment of Synechocystis sp. LKSZ1 includes these proteins:
- the apcB gene encoding allophycocyanin subunit beta, translated as MRDAVTTLIRNYDITGRYLDRNAMDQLKAYFESGSARIAAASMINANSATIVKKASAQLFEEVPELIRPSGNAYTTRRFSACLRDMDYYLRYASYALVAGDNNVLDERVLQGLRETYNSLGVPIGPTVRGIQIMKEMVVEMAASQGVTSTSFIEAPFEHMAQELAEISV; from the coding sequence ATGCGAGACGCGGTTACAACTTTAATTAGAAATTACGATATTACTGGCCGTTACCTAGACCGTAATGCCATGGATCAGCTCAAGGCTTATTTTGAGTCGGGCTCGGCTCGGATTGCGGCCGCGAGCATGATCAATGCCAATTCAGCAACAATCGTCAAAAAGGCTTCTGCTCAACTCTTTGAAGAAGTGCCGGAACTGATTCGCCCCAGCGGTAATGCCTACACCACCCGGCGTTTTTCCGCCTGTCTGCGGGACATGGACTACTACCTCCGCTACGCCAGCTATGCCTTGGTAGCCGGTGATAACAATGTCCTGGATGAACGGGTTCTTCAGGGCCTGCGGGAAACCTACAACTCCCTTGGCGTTCCCATTGGCCCAACGGTACGGGGCATTCAAATTATGAAAGAAATGGTGGTGGAAATGGCCGCTAGCCAAGGTGTTACTAGTACAAGCTTTATAGAGGCCCCCTTCGAGCATATGGCCCAGGAATTAGCCGAAATTTCTGTCTAG